A portion of the Acidobacteriota bacterium genome contains these proteins:
- the gmk gene encoding guanylate kinase: MPSEASRGLLVVVSAPSATGKTTVVEQLVQVLPGLRMSRSYTSRPARPGEEDGLDYNFISREAFEAMIAAEAFLEWADVFGNYYGTGRAETLTRLEAGEDLVLVIDVQGARQVRERLPETVAVFMLPPSFEVLEQRLRKRSKDPEAEMLRRLETARREVDAVAAYDYVVVNDLLERCVGELAGIVVAERARLARRRATVTPIIDTFRNS, translated from the coding sequence ATGCCGAGTGAGGCGTCACGCGGCCTGCTCGTGGTGGTCTCGGCCCCGAGCGCCACCGGCAAGACCACCGTCGTCGAGCAGTTGGTGCAGGTGTTGCCCGGGTTGCGGATGTCGCGGTCGTACACGTCGCGTCCGGCGCGGCCAGGCGAAGAGGACGGACTCGACTACAACTTCATCAGCCGCGAGGCGTTCGAAGCGATGATCGCCGCCGAAGCGTTTCTCGAGTGGGCGGATGTGTTCGGCAATTATTACGGCACGGGGCGCGCCGAGACACTTACGCGGCTCGAGGCGGGCGAGGACCTGGTGCTGGTGATCGACGTGCAGGGCGCGCGCCAGGTGCGCGAGCGGTTGCCGGAAACCGTGGCCGTCTTCATGTTGCCGCCGTCGTTTGAGGTGCTCGAGCAGCGGCTGCGCAAGCGGAGCAAGGACCCGGAAGCCGAGATGCTGCGCCGGCTCGAGACCGCCCGGCGTGAGGTGGACGCGGTGGCCGCTTATGACTACGTGGTGGTCAACGACCTGCTTGAGCGCTGCGTTGGTGAACTGGCCGGCATTGTCGTGGCCGAACGCGCCAGACTCGCCCGCCGCAGGGCGACCGTGACGCCGATCATCGATACATTCAGAAATTCCTGA
- a CDS encoding DNA-directed RNA polymerase subunit omega, whose protein sequence is MADSPKINNPESRFEFVAIASARAHQLLRGCLPKLEGSAQPARRAQQEVASGLVPRVDLPIEGTEE, encoded by the coding sequence ATGGCCGATTCACCCAAGATCAACAACCCCGAGAGCCGCTTTGAGTTTGTGGCCATCGCGTCCGCCCGCGCGCACCAGTTGCTGCGCGGCTGCCTGCCCAAGCTGGAAGGCTCGGCTCAGCCTGCCCGTCGGGCCCAGCAGGAAGTGGCGTCGGGACTGGTTCCCCGCGTCGACCTTCCTATCGAAGGCACCGAAGAGTAA
- the coaBC gene encoding bifunctional phosphopantothenoylcysteine decarboxylase/phosphopantothenate--cysteine ligase CoaBC, which yields MAAGEPLIGLGVSGGIGAYKAVEVARLLQKRGYAVQAILTRNARRFIGPLTFEAITRRPVITSQWSAGMNSDIEHIALATGMRALVVAPATANIIGKFANGIADDFLSALHLATRAPLLLAPAMNTVMWEHPAVQDNLARLVARGARIVEPGEGYLACGWVGRGRLAEPDEIAEAADRLVRSADAAPSTLAGRRILISAGPTCEDLDPVRFLGNRSSGRMGFAVAHEAMRRGASVHLVAGPTAVPPPAVSTLTRVRSAAEMHAAMMAASREADAVIMSAAVADYTPAGGASSAKIEKGGAVTLTLERTADILADLGKARGEAAMPVLVGFAAETGPPEARAAAKLKQKHVDLIVANDVTAPGAGFDVETNQVTLVSAAGNVALPLMSKADVAAAILDRVEALLAAVPAVRA from the coding sequence ATGGCGGCCGGCGAGCCCCTGATCGGGCTGGGCGTGTCCGGGGGCATCGGCGCCTACAAGGCCGTCGAGGTGGCCCGCCTTCTGCAGAAGCGCGGCTACGCCGTGCAGGCCATCCTCACGCGTAATGCCCGCCGGTTCATCGGCCCCCTGACGTTTGAGGCCATCACCCGGCGGCCCGTGATCACGAGCCAGTGGTCTGCGGGCATGAACTCCGACATCGAGCACATTGCGCTGGCCACCGGCATGCGCGCGCTCGTGGTGGCGCCGGCCACGGCCAACATCATCGGCAAGTTTGCCAACGGCATCGCCGACGACTTTCTCAGCGCACTCCATCTGGCCACGCGCGCACCCCTCCTTCTGGCGCCCGCCATGAACACCGTCATGTGGGAACACCCGGCCGTGCAGGACAACCTCGCGCGGCTCGTGGCCCGTGGCGCGCGCATTGTGGAGCCCGGCGAAGGTTATCTCGCGTGCGGGTGGGTGGGCCGCGGTCGTCTGGCCGAACCCGATGAAATTGCGGAGGCGGCCGACCGGCTTGTGCGGTCTGCCGACGCAGCGCCCTCCACTCTTGCCGGCCGCCGCATCCTGATTTCCGCGGGGCCGACGTGCGAGGACCTGGATCCCGTGCGATTCCTGGGGAATCGATCGAGCGGTCGAATGGGTTTTGCCGTGGCGCATGAAGCCATGCGACGTGGCGCCTCAGTACACCTGGTCGCGGGACCGACCGCGGTGCCACCGCCGGCGGTCAGCACGCTCACGCGCGTGCGCAGCGCCGCCGAGATGCACGCGGCCATGATGGCGGCATCACGCGAGGCGGACGCCGTGATCATGTCTGCGGCGGTGGCCGACTACACGCCGGCCGGCGGCGCGTCGAGTGCCAAGATCGAGAAGGGTGGTGCCGTGACGCTCACACTGGAACGCACCGCCGACATCCTTGCGGATCTCGGAAAGGCGCGCGGCGAGGCCGCCATGCCGGTGCTGGTGGGATTCGCCGCTGAAACGGGACCACCGGAGGCACGCGCGGCGGCCAAGCTGAAACAGAAACACGTGGACCTGATCGTGGCCAACGACGTGACAGCCCCAGGCGCCGGGTTCGACGTGGAGACCAATCAGGTCACGCTCGTCAGCGCGGCGGGCAACGTCGCGCTGCCCCTGATGTCGAAGGCCGACGTGGCGGCAGCCATCCTCGACCGCGTGGAGGCGCTGCTTGCCGCCGTGCCGGCGGTGCGCGCGTGA
- a CDS encoding uracil-DNA glycosylase — METEAKVGVQTDSATALGALRAHIGDCTRCKLHTLGRTQVVFGSGNPNADLMFVGEAPGADEDEQGVPFIGRAGQLLTKIIEAIELRREDVYIANVIKCRPPGNRNPEPDEVATCEPFLAQQIAVVRPRVIVALGTFAAHLLLRTDAPISRIRGVVHEYQGASLIPTFHPAYLLRSPDKKRDVWEDMKKVRALLNDRP, encoded by the coding sequence ATGGAAACCGAAGCGAAGGTGGGCGTGCAGACGGACTCGGCGACCGCGCTCGGCGCGCTCCGCGCGCACATCGGCGACTGCACGCGTTGCAAACTCCACACGCTGGGCCGGACGCAGGTGGTGTTTGGGTCGGGCAATCCCAATGCCGACCTGATGTTTGTCGGCGAGGCGCCAGGCGCCGATGAAGACGAACAGGGCGTGCCGTTCATCGGCCGCGCGGGCCAGTTGCTCACGAAGATCATCGAAGCGATCGAGCTGCGCCGCGAGGACGTCTACATCGCCAACGTCATCAAGTGCCGGCCGCCAGGCAACCGCAACCCAGAGCCCGACGAAGTGGCGACGTGCGAGCCATTTCTCGCTCAACAAATCGCCGTCGTCCGGCCGCGCGTCATCGTGGCGCTGGGCACATTCGCAGCGCACCTGCTGTTGCGCACGGATGCCCCCATCTCGCGCATTCGTGGTGTGGTGCATGAGTATCAGGGCGCCAGTCTCATCCCGACATTTCATCCTGCGTACCTGCTTCGCAGTCCCGACAAAAAGCGCGACGTCTGGGAAGACATGAAAAAAGTGCGCGCCTTGCTGAACGACCGGCCGTGA
- the priA gene encoding primosomal protein N', translating into MSDRLVAVGVPVPGLGRLTYRVAPGQPLPPKGARVLVPLGGRIVTGCVIDSNAIAPETGTLRDIEEVLDTDAYLPEHIVDLALWVAEYYAAGPGDALAVALPPMSGRGGNTAFRTLKMAELVVAAEGAETPAAPKGAKQVEALARLASVPEGIAVPVLTKSGVGLATLRSLERLGLVRLRDEVVERDPFQGAADGAQSLWTLGGDTPGTRDLTPEQALAYRHLEEAVVAGQFKTMLLQGVTGSGKTELYVRLAALVLSRGKRVLVLVPEIALTPAVAGLFRARFGRRVTIQHSGLSDGERHDQWHRIRRGEVDVVVGTRSAVFAPLAGIGLVIVDEEHDGAYKQEESPRYQGRDVAVVRGRMEGAVVVLGSATPSMESAANATSGRYDRLMLTQRVMNRPLADVRVVDMRPEFAAHGADVVISQALWEALELRLSRGEQSLVLLNRRGFATVVFCRSCAATLECPHCSVTLTYHRTARRVRCHYCNYATTIPKACGTCGGEFLEQSGVGTERLEAEIRTRFPGARVVRVDRDTIRRRGAIARVLGDVARGDVDILVGTQMIAKGHDFPSVTLVGVISADVGLGMADFRAAERTFQLLTQVVGRAGRGDMAGEALVQTLYPDHYSVRAAAAQDYAAFFEKETEFRTRMDYPPRVGLINVIVRGKSLGQAMDDATALAGLVRHQGPKAHLLGPAPAPMSKIKDEYRVQFFLKGHQRRSMREALLRALDLRPELKRRTTIDVDPNSVL; encoded by the coding sequence GTGAGCGACCGGCTCGTCGCTGTGGGCGTGCCCGTGCCCGGGCTTGGCCGCCTGACGTACCGGGTGGCCCCCGGCCAGCCTCTTCCTCCCAAGGGCGCGCGCGTCCTCGTCCCCCTCGGCGGTCGCATCGTCACCGGATGTGTCATCGACTCGAACGCGATTGCCCCAGAGACCGGCACACTCCGTGACATCGAGGAGGTGCTGGATACAGACGCGTACCTGCCCGAGCACATCGTGGACCTTGCGCTGTGGGTGGCTGAGTACTACGCCGCAGGCCCGGGCGATGCACTGGCCGTGGCGCTGCCGCCGATGTCGGGCCGAGGCGGAAACACGGCATTTCGCACATTGAAGATGGCCGAACTCGTGGTGGCTGCCGAAGGCGCCGAAACGCCTGCCGCGCCGAAAGGCGCGAAGCAGGTAGAGGCGTTGGCGCGCCTTGCATCAGTACCCGAGGGCATTGCCGTGCCTGTGCTCACCAAGTCTGGAGTGGGCCTCGCCACATTGCGCTCGCTCGAACGCCTTGGCCTCGTGCGACTCAGAGACGAAGTGGTCGAGCGCGATCCGTTTCAGGGCGCTGCCGACGGCGCGCAATCCCTGTGGACGCTGGGCGGAGACACACCGGGCACCCGCGATCTCACCCCTGAGCAGGCGCTGGCGTACCGCCATCTCGAAGAGGCCGTTGTGGCAGGGCAGTTCAAGACGATGCTGCTGCAGGGGGTCACCGGGAGCGGAAAGACTGAGCTGTACGTGCGGCTGGCCGCATTGGTGCTGTCGCGAGGCAAACGCGTGTTGGTGCTGGTGCCCGAGATCGCCCTGACTCCCGCCGTTGCCGGGCTGTTTCGAGCCCGGTTTGGCCGTCGCGTCACCATCCAGCACTCGGGCCTGTCGGATGGTGAGCGCCATGATCAGTGGCATCGCATCCGCCGCGGTGAAGTGGACGTGGTGGTGGGAACGCGGTCCGCTGTCTTTGCACCGCTCGCCGGCATCGGCCTGGTGATCGTGGACGAAGAACACGACGGCGCCTACAAGCAGGAGGAATCGCCGCGCTATCAGGGCCGCGACGTGGCGGTGGTGCGCGGCCGGATGGAAGGCGCGGTGGTGGTGCTGGGGTCGGCCACGCCGTCGATGGAGTCGGCCGCAAATGCCACTTCAGGTCGTTACGACCGCCTGATGCTCACGCAGCGAGTGATGAACCGTCCACTGGCCGACGTGCGGGTGGTGGACATGCGGCCCGAGTTTGCGGCCCACGGCGCGGACGTGGTGATCAGTCAGGCGTTGTGGGAGGCGCTGGAGTTGCGGTTGTCGCGCGGCGAACAGTCGCTCGTGCTCCTGAACCGGCGCGGATTCGCGACCGTGGTGTTTTGCCGAAGTTGCGCCGCCACACTCGAGTGCCCGCATTGTTCGGTGACCCTCACGTATCACCGCACAGCGCGACGGGTGCGGTGTCACTACTGCAACTATGCGACGACGATCCCGAAAGCCTGCGGTACCTGTGGCGGAGAGTTCCTCGAACAGTCAGGCGTGGGCACCGAGCGGCTCGAGGCCGAGATTCGCACACGGTTTCCTGGCGCACGCGTAGTGCGTGTCGATCGCGACACCATCAGGCGGCGTGGCGCGATTGCCCGAGTGCTGGGCGACGTCGCTCGCGGCGATGTGGACATCCTCGTCGGCACCCAGATGATTGCGAAGGGACATGATTTCCCGTCGGTCACACTCGTGGGCGTGATCTCGGCCGACGTCGGATTGGGCATGGCGGACTTTCGCGCCGCCGAGCGCACGTTTCAGCTCCTGACACAGGTGGTGGGACGCGCCGGCCGCGGTGACATGGCCGGCGAGGCGCTCGTGCAAACGCTGTATCCCGATCACTACAGCGTCCGCGCCGCCGCGGCGCAGGACTACGCCGCGTTCTTCGAAAAGGAAACCGAGTTCCGCACACGCATGGACTATCCCCCCCGCGTTGGCCTCATCAACGTCATCGTCCGTGGCAAGTCACTGGGCCAGGCGATGGACGATGCGACGGCGCTTGCCGGGCTGGTGCGGCACCAGGGCCCCAAGGCGCACCTGCTGGGGCCCGCGCCCGCGCCGATGTCGAAGATCAAGGACGAATACCGCGTGCAGTTCTTCCTCAAGGGCCACCAGCGTCGCTCGATGCGCGAGGCCCTCCTGCGGGCGCTCGACCTCAGGCCGGAGCTGAAGCGCCGCACGACGATCGACGTCGATCCGAACTCCGTGCTCTAG
- a CDS encoding site-2 protease family protein — MSEFDPAVPPVFVPRRKFDHGWAVLPVTLFLLTAVTTTFLGAGPWYALAILTILGAHEFGHYFACRWHNVDCTLPYFIPAPILLTGTLGAVIKIREQFPSRAALFDIGVAGPLAGFITLLPFLIVGIWLSDLMPLPEDAGTLFLGEPLLFKALARLVHGPLPEGTDIVIHPMGFAAWFGMLATALNLLPFGQLDGGHIAYAVFGHRAVKFSIITLATVVGLSFLATSWIAMAVMLTAMTWMVGLRHPPPLDDWTPLSRGRLVVAALALIIFIVCFTPTPITFEWE; from the coding sequence GTGAGTGAATTCGACCCGGCCGTCCCCCCAGTTTTTGTCCCGCGCCGCAAGTTTGACCACGGATGGGCCGTACTGCCCGTCACGTTGTTCCTGCTGACCGCGGTCACCACCACGTTCCTCGGCGCCGGCCCCTGGTACGCCCTCGCCATCCTGACCATCCTGGGCGCCCACGAGTTCGGCCACTACTTCGCCTGCCGGTGGCACAACGTGGACTGCACGCTGCCATATTTCATTCCGGCGCCGATCCTGCTCACCGGCACTCTGGGCGCCGTGATCAAAATCCGCGAACAGTTTCCGTCCAGAGCCGCGCTGTTCGACATCGGCGTGGCCGGCCCACTCGCCGGATTCATTACGCTCTTGCCGTTCCTCATCGTCGGGATCTGGCTGTCGGATCTCATGCCGTTGCCAGAGGACGCAGGCACCCTTTTTCTTGGTGAACCGCTGCTCTTCAAGGCGCTCGCGCGCCTCGTCCACGGTCCCCTCCCCGAGGGCACCGACATCGTCATTCACCCGATGGGGTTTGCCGCGTGGTTCGGCATGCTGGCCACGGCGTTGAACCTGCTGCCGTTCGGGCAGCTTGACGGCGGCCACATCGCCTATGCGGTGTTTGGCCACCGCGCGGTGAAGTTCTCGATCATTACGCTCGCGACGGTGGTGGGACTTTCGTTTCTCGCCACGAGCTGGATCGCCATGGCCGTCATGCTCACGGCCATGACGTGGATGGTCGGCCTCCGGCACCCACCGCCCCTCGACGACTGGACACCCCTCTCACGCGGCCGCCTCGTCGTGGCCGCCCTCGCGCTCATCATCTTTATCGTCTGCTTTACGCCGACGCCGATCACGTTTGAGTGGGAGTAG
- a CDS encoding integration host factor subunit beta encodes MIKVDIVNEVSRLAAITKVKAEVAVDAVFDAMRASMMKGDRIELRGFGVFQVKPRKRGIGRNPRTGKEVKIPPGRTIRFKPGKELQNIPGE; translated from the coding sequence ATGATCAAAGTCGACATCGTTAATGAGGTGTCGCGTCTCGCAGCCATCACCAAGGTCAAGGCCGAAGTGGCCGTGGACGCGGTGTTCGACGCCATGCGGGCCTCGATGATGAAGGGCGACCGCATCGAATTGCGCGGGTTCGGAGTGTTCCAGGTCAAACCCAGGAAGCGCGGGATTGGCCGCAATCCCAGGACGGGCAAGGAAGTGAAGATCCCGCCCGGCCGCACCATTCGATTCAAGCCTGGCAAGGAACTGCAGAACATCCCCGGTGAGTGA
- the der gene encoding ribosome biogenesis GTPase Der translates to MAKQGVGPSVVLVGRPNVGKSTLFNRIAGTRRSIVAPVAGTTRDMVSAPAQWLNHQFMLADTGGLFGATTDPLHSMVVEQGLRGMQSADIIVFLVDGREGLVPGDLDIAQAVRALNRPVILAVNKADDKRAKARAAEFHQLGFNLMEVSAEHGDGVADLLDELLKLFPVKSTAPEPEAEPEVAIAIVGRPNVGKSSLVNRLLREERVMVSDMPGTTRDSVDVMLQYRKKRLRLVDTAGMRRPGKVATAGQVESISVVLAKRAMTKADVAVILIDAAEGATDRDAAIAGEAQEAGCGVVIVVNKWDLMAGSDQQFVKDYDDKLRFQLKFLEYAPILHISALTGDRTGKVLEMAVRVAEARTKRVPTSALNKFVEEITVANPPTSKHRRAVRIMYAAQTASAPPRFVFFTNVATEFHFSYERYLVNQLREHFGFIGTPIRISVRRRAKRTDGAR, encoded by the coding sequence ATGGCCAAGCAAGGCGTCGGTCCCAGCGTGGTGCTGGTGGGCCGGCCGAACGTCGGAAAATCCACACTCTTCAATCGCATCGCGGGCACCCGCCGGTCCATTGTGGCCCCGGTGGCGGGCACCACCCGCGACATGGTGTCGGCGCCTGCCCAGTGGCTCAATCACCAGTTCATGCTGGCCGACACCGGAGGCCTGTTCGGCGCCACGACTGACCCGCTGCACTCGATGGTGGTGGAGCAGGGGCTGCGCGGCATGCAGTCGGCCGACATCATCGTGTTCCTCGTGGATGGGCGCGAGGGGCTGGTGCCTGGCGACCTGGACATTGCCCAGGCGGTGCGGGCGCTCAACCGGCCGGTGATCCTGGCGGTGAACAAGGCGGATGACAAGCGGGCGAAGGCGCGCGCGGCTGAGTTTCACCAGCTCGGGTTCAACCTGATGGAGGTTTCGGCCGAACACGGCGACGGTGTGGCCGACCTGCTCGATGAATTGCTCAAGCTCTTTCCCGTCAAGTCCACCGCCCCTGAACCCGAAGCCGAGCCCGAAGTGGCCATCGCCATCGTCGGCCGGCCGAACGTCGGGAAGTCGTCGCTGGTCAACCGGCTCCTGCGCGAAGAGCGGGTGATGGTGAGTGACATGCCGGGCACCACCCGCGATTCGGTGGACGTGATGCTGCAGTACCGCAAGAAGCGGCTGCGGCTCGTGGATACGGCCGGTATGCGGCGACCGGGCAAGGTGGCCACGGCGGGGCAGGTGGAATCGATCAGCGTGGTGCTGGCCAAGCGCGCGATGACCAAGGCGGACGTGGCCGTGATTCTGATCGATGCGGCCGAGGGTGCCACTGATCGCGACGCCGCCATTGCGGGTGAAGCGCAAGAGGCAGGCTGCGGTGTGGTGATCGTGGTGAACAAGTGGGACCTGATGGCGGGTTCCGATCAGCAGTTCGTGAAGGACTACGACGACAAGCTGCGTTTCCAGCTCAAGTTCCTGGAGTACGCGCCCATCCTCCACATCTCGGCGTTGACGGGCGACCGCACTGGGAAGGTGCTTGAGATGGCGGTGCGTGTGGCCGAGGCGCGCACCAAACGCGTGCCCACGTCAGCGCTCAACAAGTTCGTGGAAGAGATCACCGTCGCGAACCCGCCCACGAGCAAACACCGCCGTGCGGTGCGCATCATGTACGCCGCGCAGACCGCCAGCGCACCGCCGCGCTTCGTGTTCTTCACGAACGTGGCGACCGAGTTTCACTTCTCGTACGAGCGGTATCTCGTCAATCAGCTACGCGAGCACTTTGGTTTCATAGGAACTCCGATTCGCATCAGCGTCAGGCGTCGGGCGAAACGGACAGACGGCGCGCGCTGA
- a CDS encoding MerR family transcriptional regulator — MCEIASVQPYVLRGWEAEFPDLGVVKTPNGPRVYRRADVERVLRLKHLIQVEGLTLSGARRRLEEEAVPELFAGPELFAGEVERGSEGSAVTQAPASVAPVVDQAARAHLQEVKVGLQWILKTLEGGSEFALAAAPQAAKKRSRKVEK; from the coding sequence GTGTGTGAAATCGCCAGTGTCCAGCCGTACGTGTTGCGTGGCTGGGAGGCGGAGTTTCCAGACCTGGGTGTGGTCAAGACGCCGAACGGTCCGCGCGTATATCGCCGCGCGGATGTGGAGCGGGTATTACGGCTCAAGCACCTGATTCAGGTGGAGGGGCTGACGCTCTCGGGCGCCAGACGGCGGTTGGAAGAGGAAGCCGTCCCTGAACTGTTTGCGGGGCCCGAGCTGTTTGCGGGAGAAGTTGAGCGGGGGAGTGAGGGCAGCGCAGTCACGCAGGCGCCGGCCTCGGTCGCGCCAGTGGTGGATCAGGCCGCACGCGCACATCTGCAGGAGGTCAAGGTGGGCCTGCAGTGGATCCTGAAGACACTCGAAGGCGGCAGCGAGTTCGCGCTGGCAGCCGCGCCCCAAGCGGCGAAGAAACGAAGTCGGAAAGTGGAGAAGTAG
- a CDS encoding transposase zinc-binding domain-containing protein — protein sequence MGAYAVPATVDARWRQGQPGAAAAASGTVLAVHRAVGVPVVRDHYETLRAQAAGRRDGHGLPRFVERAFEDFLSCGCLAAGFARFLCAACRHERLVAFSCKGRGFCSSCGGRRMTERAAHLVEYVFPNVPVRQWELSLPPRVRYVLAWDHGLCRRRRGLNACGTRVVATTGPCPRGAR from the coding sequence GTGGGCGCGTACGCAGTTCCTGCGACCGTTGATGCGCGTTGGCGTCAGGGTCAGCCCGGTGCTGCCGCCGCCGCGTCGGGCACGGTCCTTGCCGTCCACCGTGCCGTGGGCGTTCCCGTCGTCCGCGATCACTACGAGACGCTCCGCGCGCAGGCGGCGGGGCGACGTGATGGGCATGGCCTCCCGCGGTTTGTGGAGCGGGCATTCGAGGACTTTCTGTCGTGTGGATGCCTCGCGGCGGGCTTCGCCCGTTTCCTGTGTGCTGCGTGCCGGCACGAGCGGCTCGTGGCCTTTTCGTGCAAAGGGCGCGGCTTCTGTTCCAGCTGCGGTGGGCGGAGGATGACGGAGCGCGCCGCGCATCTGGTCGAGTACGTGTTTCCAAACGTGCCAGTGCGGCAGTGGGAACTCTCCCTGCCGCCGCGCGTGCGGTACGTCCTGGCGTGGGACCATGGGCTCTGTCGCCGTCGTCGCGGTCTAAATGCGTGCGGTACTCGGGTGGTTGCGACAACAGGCCCGTGCCCGAGGGGGGCGCGATAG
- a CDS encoding transposase, with the protein MRAVLGWLRQQARARGGRDSRGGAVVIVQRFGSALNLNVHLHAMVMHGVFTRDARGEVHFHAARYPMTPDLTPLLVMLARRIERLLARHGVFDAAEGVEVADPWAEEMPTLAGLADRVRARCGGVRAPGGAVGAALRRPGSGSRRAGIAGLARTCAGVRFACGNRSAGGSARSSGAPVSVRVTPGGRAGAPAYESRWASGARVDPYDLVWKGEDDEVMRIVTERPETALAGCGGVFTAVVTCGRRKLMHRLLDAGFKVHSQAGGCHSYLLETPVM; encoded by the coding sequence ATGCGTGCGGTACTCGGGTGGTTGCGACAACAGGCCCGTGCCCGAGGGGGGCGCGATAGCAGAGGCGGCGCCGTCGTCATCGTCCAGCGATTCGGATCGGCGCTCAATCTGAACGTACACCTCCACGCGATGGTCATGCACGGCGTGTTCACGCGGGATGCGCGAGGTGAGGTCCACTTTCACGCTGCGCGGTACCCGATGACTCCTGACCTGACGCCGCTGCTGGTGATGCTGGCGAGGCGCATCGAGCGCCTGTTGGCGCGCCACGGTGTGTTCGACGCTGCTGAGGGTGTCGAAGTAGCCGACCCGTGGGCCGAGGAGATGCCCACACTGGCGGGGCTGGCGGACCGCGTCCGTGCGCGGTGTGGCGGCGTTCGGGCCCCGGGCGGGGCTGTCGGTGCGGCGCTGCGGCGACCCGGCAGCGGCTCCCGACGCGCCGGGATCGCGGGATTGGCACGCACGTGTGCAGGGGTTCGATTTGCATGCGGGAATCGCAGTGCGGGCGGGAGCGCGCGATCGTCTGGAGCGCCTGTGTCGGTACGCGTTACGCCCGGCGGTAGGGCAGGAGCGCCTGCGTATGAGTCCCGATGGGCAAGTGGTGCTCGAGTTGATCCGTACGACCTGGTGTGGAAGGGCGAGGACGACGAGGTCATGCGGATCGTGACCGAACGACCAGAGACGGCGCTCGCCGGGTGCGGAGGTGTGTTCACGGCCGTCGTGACCTGCGGTCGGCGCAAGCTAATGCACCGACTACTCGATGCCGGATTCAAGGTCCATTCGCAGGCGGGCGGGTGCCACTCCTATCTGCTCGAGACGCCCGTCATGTGA
- a CDS encoding HNH endonuclease, with protein MHHIWEVSADGSDDPSNLIALCPTCHALYHRGTIKQDSIYVYKSMLVAITGAFDLEAVDRLLFLEMLTQDFVVVSGDGLLHFGRLVAAGLATATLKANNNWQIVTYAVNISAKGKMLIEAWKSGDRTRVKEVMGGPITSQSQ; from the coding sequence ATGCACCATATCTGGGAGGTTTCTGCAGACGGGAGCGACGACCCTTCGAACCTCATCGCACTATGCCCGACGTGCCATGCGCTTTATCACCGCGGGACAATCAAGCAGGATTCGATTTACGTCTACAAATCCATGCTCGTCGCAATTACGGGAGCGTTCGATCTTGAAGCGGTTGATCGGCTCCTGTTCCTCGAAATGCTCACGCAGGATTTTGTCGTCGTATCCGGCGATGGGCTCTTACATTTCGGGCGACTAGTCGCTGCGGGCCTTGCGACCGCGACGCTGAAGGCAAATAACAACTGGCAGATCGTCACTTATGCCGTGAATATCAGCGCGAAGGGCAAGATGTTGATCGAGGCCTGGAAGTCAGGTGATCGGACTCGCGTCAAAGAAGTAATGGGCGGTCCGATCACGAGTCAATCCCAGTAA